The following are encoded together in the Actinoplanes sp. N902-109 genome:
- a CDS encoding MBL fold metallo-hydrolase, whose product MTARVDHAVTSGTFSLDGETFDVDNNVWVVGDDAECVVIDAPHSVPEILEVVNGRKVVAIILTHAHDDHVRVAPELAERTGAPLLLHPAEDVLWKLTHPGLPMPAPLSDGQEITVAGTTLTVLHTPGHSPGAVCLYAPALGCVFTGDTLFQGGPGATGRSHSDRPTIERSIRDRLLTLPPATVVHTGHGPDTTIETEQ is encoded by the coding sequence ATGACGGCCCGGGTCGACCATGCGGTCACCAGCGGCACGTTCAGCCTCGACGGCGAGACCTTCGACGTCGACAACAACGTGTGGGTGGTGGGCGACGACGCCGAGTGCGTGGTCATCGACGCCCCGCACTCCGTGCCCGAGATCCTCGAAGTGGTCAACGGCCGCAAGGTCGTCGCCATCATCCTCACGCACGCCCACGACGATCACGTCCGCGTGGCGCCCGAGCTGGCCGAGCGCACCGGAGCGCCGCTGCTGCTGCACCCGGCGGAGGACGTCCTCTGGAAGCTCACCCACCCGGGCCTGCCGATGCCGGCCCCGCTGAGCGACGGCCAGGAGATCACGGTGGCCGGCACGACGCTCACCGTCCTGCACACCCCCGGCCACAGCCCGGGCGCAGTCTGCCTCTATGCCCCGGCCCTCGGCTGCGTCTTCACCGGCGACACCCTGTTCCAAGGCGGCCCCGGCGCCACCGGCCGCTCCCACAGCGACCGCCCCACCATCGAACGCTCCATCCGCGACCGGCTCCTCACCCTGCCGCCCGCCACGGTCGTGCACACCGGCCACGGCCCCGACACCACAATCGAAACCGAACAATAA